CCCAAAGAAAATTGAAGCAATTGTTCAGTGGAAAACTCTAAAAAATGTGTTagaggtacgtagttttcttTGATTGGCTAGGTACTATCGGAGGTTTGTGAatagattttcaaaaatagctttaTCGATGACAAAGttattgcaaaagaatgttccCTTTGTTTGGAATGttcagtgtcagaaaagttttgaaacatTGAAGCAAGTGTTAACGGAGGCACCAGTTTTAGCTTTACCAAAATCGAGAAAAGATTTCATTGTGTATAGTGATGTTTCTTTAAATGGTCTCGGATGTGTACTAATGTAAAGTgggaaagtgatagcttatgcttctcgataattgaaaccgcatgaacgTAATTATTcgactcacgatttggaattaccAGCGTGATTTTTGCTCTGAAGATTTGGAagcattatttgtacggtgaaaaatgttaTATTTACACTGATCATAAAGGCTCAAGAATCTTCTGTcacagaaagagttgaatttgagacagcgtcggtggatagaacttttaaaagattatgattgtgttattagCTATCATCCGGGTAAAGCTAACGTGGTAGCTGACGTATTGAGTAGAAAAGCAGCAATTGAATTGCAAGCAATATTTGCACAGCTCAACATTAATGATAATGGAGGCTTACTGGCCGAACTAAGAATTAAGCCAATAATGTTCGAACAAATTAAGTCAGCTCAACTAGAAGATGACAAGctaatgaaaaagaaagaaatggtTCAGAGTGGTGTAGCAGAGAATTTCAGCATTTATGaacatgattgtttgagatttcgtaACCAGATTTGTGTCCCGAATGATTCAGAATTGAAGGATTTGATACTTCGAGAAGCACATGACAGTCCTTTTGTATTACATCTCGGAGGAACAAAAATGTACCAAGATTTACGggaactgtattggtggcctggtgaAGAGGGATATAGTGGAATTTGTGGctaaatgtttgacatgtcaacgaGTCAAAGCAGAGCACTAGGTTCCAACTgatttacttcagcctattaatatttctgaatggaaatgggactgcATCACAATGGTCTTTGTAACAGGGttaccattgtcagcaagtaagaaaaatgctatttgggtgattgttgatcaaCTTattaagtcagctcattttatagcaGTCAGAACAGATTGGTCACTTCAAAAACTTGCAGAAACTTACGTCCGGGaaattgtgagactgcatggtATTCCTATATTGATAATCTCTGACTGGGATCCACGATTTACATCAAGATTTTGGAAACAGTTATATGAGTCTCTTggtactcgacttcattttagtacaacttttcatcTATAGACCGATGAACAGCCGAAAAGAGTTAtccagattttagaagatatgctcagagcttgtattattgattttgaatcaagttgggaacgttatttaccATTAGCTAaatttgtatataataatagtttcccatcaagtattcaaatggcttcATATGAAGCTCTTTATGGTTGAAGATGTCAGTCACCAGTGTGTTGGACGGAATTAAATGAAAAGAAAGTGATTGGACCAGAGTTGATTCAAGAAACAGAAAGCACTGTCAAGAAGATTCGAGAAAGACTGAAAGCAGCTTTTGACAGacaaaaatcgtatgcagatctgaaacGTAGAGACATTGAGTATTCAGTTGGGAACAAAGtatctccttggaagaaaattttgagatttggtcggaaaggtaaattgagtccacgatatATCAGGCTATATGAGATTgtggaaagaattggaccggttgcctatcgatTGCCTTTACCTTCAGAATTAtagaagattcacaatgtttttcgtGTTTCTATGCTCAGAaaatatcgatcagatccttcttATATTATTTCTATGGAGgatattgaaattcaacctaatttgtcatatgaagaggaaccggttaaaATACTAGccctagaaataaaagaattgCGTAAACTGGTTCCCTTAGTAAAAGTACTATGGAAAAGTCATAACATTGAAGAAGCAACGTGGGAACCAGAAGATATAATGAGGTCTCAATACCCCCGTCTctttttaggtaaatttcgaggacaaaatttattaaggaggggagaaatgtaatgactCGAAACTTAGGGGTATCGAAAAATTGTGTATCTGGTTCACTATTTTCGAAGATTgggtttgtaaatatttattagaaatatttacgaagttagttaagtgattaattagattttagttacgtgaattagcttgaattaaagtTAATTTAGTACAAGGACTAGATTAAATAACGTGTGAAAGTTGAATCATAGATCAAGATAAATTGAAGGATTAAATTAGCAACTAAACCATAGGTGCCAAATGTATGGTAAAAATTAAATACAAGTGTAAAAagtattatacatacatttgtaatatatgtatgtatttacttattatttatgtaaataataattattacaaaaatataatataataataaaataaagcataaaataaaataaaagaaataaggaaataaagcaAAGAAATAGAACAGGGAAAGAAACAAAATTGGAGAAAGAAATAAAGGAAGAAAAAGTAAAGAGAACtttagggttttgaagcttgaagcttaatttggtaagtcaatttagtccattttcttgtaattttggtgtTTATGGAGTCCTAGAGACAAATATTACTTGATGtaagtggaaattttgaaagttagatGATTTTTAGACATAGGTTATgctgaacaaattgttgaattagggatttaattgaataaatatcaagttagaattgattaaaggattaaattgtaaaagaagctataagttttatgcttgaggggctaaattgaaagaaacttgAGATTAGGGTTTTATCATGAATATTTAATGGTTAAggtgaatatgacaagaaattgaatagaaatgaagtaaGAATTGCGTGATAAAAGTAaatgagttaattaggattaaattgaaattgagaattgaattgaatagaaattcaattatttattgtgaattgatattgtattaatagtataaattgtttaattttcgtagctaacgtAGTACCGGAGACatcgacaaagaaaggaaaaaagaagGTTGACGAGGAGTAATCTGATAaatttacggtttgtatttctataaaccaaacttaataattattattgCATTTATTTTACATATATGGTAAGTTTTATAAAGGTAAGTATTGCTATTATTGTATTCAATCGAATTGAGTTGTgagtatttgaattgaaatgtatATTAATTGTTATCTaaaaatttttagtgaaaagaatacattattaacagtgtcgggctaggttGGATATAACTGGcgtgccataggattggaagtgtatagggatacttcgaccttgagtcgatgaggcactaataATGTCGTACTTTTACTtcgactttgtgtcgatgaggcACTTTGTGTGTCGTATTGATAAAATAAGCaagtattgaggactaaatgtgttattatactgGCTAGAAAAAAAAGGCTTTTCGTGACCAATTTATCAAAGTGATCAAAATAGGAACGAATTCAAACAttagtgcttaaattgaaaatttttaaagttagattACCAAAATAGAAACATGAACATAATTGGGTGACCATTTGTATAGTTTacccaaaaaataaaataaaataatataattaataatcatgtacagaaattaaaatttagaTCATGAATGTAGATAATAAAATCGAGTTtggatttttattaattttattttattaaattattatttattttgcaatttaaatgttatattaataatttttatcgatatttattttataatttacttatcatataataattaataacatactaagaaattattttatatttatttagtaATATAATTAGCAATAACATATTTTCTCCTTAGTtcaaaattttttctaaattttgtttttttaaactcATATTTTGACATATACTAACTTTTAATGTCGATGTGTTACATGTGATTTTatacatttaatatttaaataatcaaacaaatattgtgtttttatttgcaataattaacctaaaattatcgagtataattaaaatgtattaacttatcaattcaaatattatgatagaaaattttaaatccaATTACAATATTTTAAACATATTCAACAAAGTAATAttcttcaaaataataattaattaacataattaactttaatattaattaagtgataattaatatgCATAGATGATAGATATTATAGATGTGTATATTAAAAGTATAAATATGTTATCAATAAGTGGTTGGGTGCAATGGTAAAATAGATTGCATTCCCAATGGGAGAATATAGGTTTGAACATTGGAGGCAACATTATTGGTAGTGACAATCACAAATCCTAAATATGAATCAGAAAACAAATATGCatgatataaaaaaattaataaatatagtatatttttataataaggcTCTTAGGTaagaatgttttatttttatttttattttcttgtgtgttgaatttgaatttttattttggagTAATTGTGAATTTCATCTCTACtttacaaaaaatttaaaatttaatttttctattttaatttattagaaTTTGATCATTATACTTTACAAAAATTGAGAAGCTAATCTAATTGAGTTACATTGTTAAACCTTTTGTTTAACCATTAAACTTAAAGTTGCCAGTTCAGTAATTTATATACAAGGAACTAAATTGAACTAACTTTACCAAATTCTAACAAATTAGTTTTTTGTAAAGTGAAGGGGTGAAAAACAAAATTAGATGTTTTTATCGTTGCTAGAAAAAAACAGATGAGGTGGCAAAAACTGATTGGTCACTAGAAACAAGTTGAGCCAACCTAATGGTTTTTATTGGTAAAATGATCTCCCTAGTCCTTCTCAATCTTGAAATCGAGCAAATTGATCTTTCTCAAATCTATCAATTTTGAAAAGAGCAGCTAAGACAATTAATCATGAGTTAAAGTCTTCTATCAattatacaaaattttaattggtataataacaaatttagctctaaaattttacacattctatcaatttgatcctaatttaacaaatttatctcACTAACATTTgtgtaaatatataaatttagagGTTGAGTTTGttgaatttttttagaattaagtccaaaatgacaaaatatataaacattgaaggttaaatttgttattataccaattaaaattatgtaaaattgaTTGAAGGCACTAACACGGTGAGTAATTGTCCTTGCTCACTTTTGAAATTAATATGGATATTGCTCCAATTTTTGTGAGAGGGactaatttgaccaatttcaaaattGAGAGGAACTGGAGAGATCTTTTACCGTTTATAATCGACCGTCTCTAAAACCCTGAAATCCTTCATGCCTATAGGCGCCCCCTCCTTGCTTTTGCCTCTTTTTCAATAGCTAAAGCTCAAAGCAACCACAAAGATCTTAAAAATTCACAGACATGGAGGTAGAAATAGAAGCTTCAAAGATGGAAGTAGAAGAACAACAACCTATTCCCAGTTCAACCAAGAAATTTGGTCTAAAAGATTACATACAAACCAATTACGGcgacgattatgtattccaaaTCGTCCCCAGGTACGTTTCCTTTCTTTGAAATCGATTCTAATCGTTGAAAATTgggttattattttttttaaagttcccGTGGTGTTAATGTTGATGGTAATTGGGTTTTTGAAAAAGGGATGATTGGACTTCCATGGCGGTATCTTTATCGACTAATGCAGTGAAACTTTACTCGCCAATGACGGGTCAATATTTTGGAGATTGCAAGGGACATTCCTCAACTATTAATCATATATCTTTCTCTGGCGGTTCCAATCAGCATGTTTTGCACTCTTGTTCCTCTGATGGAACTATCAGGGCGTGGGATACCAGAACTTTTCAACAGGTTAATTCATAGACCAGTGTTTTTCCCGTATGATTTTGAAATTGAACctcttttttttattgttttttgtGGATTTTGTTTGATGGGTTTTGATTTAGGTATCGTGTGTAACTGCTGGTTCTTCTCAAGAGGTTTTTAGCTTCTCATTTGGAGGGTCTGATGATAATCTTTTGGCTGCTGGATGTCAATCCCAGGTTTACTATGTCTATACTGGCTTTCATCACATTATATGTTCTTAAGTTATTGTTTTTTGCCCCACTTAGATCAAACATCTGTTAGTTTTGGTATAGTTTTTCATGAATGTTTGTTATTGCTTGTTTATCAACAAGACAGATACTTCTCTGGGATTGGAGGAACAAGAAGCAAGTTGCATGCTTGGAGGAATCTCATGTGGATGATGTTACTCAGGTTTGTCTTTGGCCACTGTTCGATCTTTATCTTTTTTGAGGTCTATGGGCTTCTTCTATTTTATTTACATAATTACATCCCCATTTTTGTGGCCATGCTTGGCTTACAGAAACTTAGAATGTAGATTAAACAAATTTGTGCTTTTGCGATAGGCTAGTAATGGTTAGGATTTTATCAGTTGAATCATGTAGCTTATTCTCACCAATGTTGTTTCTCCTTATTGTTGAAAGGTACATTTTGTCCCTGACCATCAAAACAAACTAGCTTCTGCTTCTGCTGATGGATTGATTTGCATATTTGATACCAATGGAGATATCAATGATGATGATCATCTTGAATCTGTAAGTGCTGACTTGTTTTTCTGTTATTTTGTTTAGTGACCGGTATATCCACTAGATATCCCTCCCTCATTCTTTTAGATATGTGAAGGATGGTTCCTTCTTAGGTTCTTGTTCCTACCATGAAAACTTTTAGCAGTTAAGTTTGATATCAATTTAGTTGGGTGTATTTTTATCAGTATATAATTGAAACTTTTTGCTGGTAAAGTTGTTTATAACTTCAAAGTCCTCATGTATTTTAGCACAGACTGGGTGAACTCTTATTGCATATAGCTGATTAAACTGTTAAGTAATCTGTTAACTCATCCTGATGATTAATTGTAATACTACTTCCTATAAGTACTTCCTATGTGAGTTCCTAGTTTATACTTGTTCCTTTTCAAACTAATGTCTTTTCAGTCTATACACTCTAAACATACAAGTTATTTGAGCAGCAAAAGAGTTTTATCCTTATGCTCATGGTCCATAATTTACTACTTTTTTTGCTCATCTTAGTGGTTTAGAGAATGCACTGTTTCTTTTTGACAATTCCCGCCAGTAGTGactatatgattttatttttgtcCCAAAAATTCAGGTTATCAATGTGGGAACTTCAATTGCAAAAGTTGGGGTTTTTGGGGACTCTTATGAAAAGCTCTGGTGTTTAACAAACATTGAGACTTTAAGGTATCTTTATCCCTGAACCATAAATTATTATGCTTTGTTTTCTGAATTTGCAAAATAGTGGATGGAATCTACTCTGTTCTCTCAACTCTCTTTTTTTAGTGCCGGTGAATCAGTACCAACATTTACCTAGAAATATACTTGGAACAGAAATTACATTTAAGCTCGACGACTCTGCGCCAAAatgtcttctttttctttttcctgctAATTTGCTACTAGATGCATTCAAtgaccccccccccccccttttaatTAGTTCTTAAGACAATTATTTTACAACCCCTCGCAGTGTATGGGATTGGAAGGAAGGAACCAATGAAGCAAACTTTGAGGAAGCTCGTTCATTGGCATCAGAGAGTTGGACATTGGATCATGTAAGTCGAAAAATAAGCTTTTTCTAGGGGTAAAGCAAGCTATGAAATTGGATAAAACATGGACCAATTTGTATTGAAgatcattttaccaaagaagtCCCATTGGGGATTTTTTCTTTTTCGCAGGTTGATTATTTTGTTGATTGTCACTGTTCCGGAGGAGACAATTTATGGGTGATCGGTGGGACTAATGCTGGCTCTATAGGTTATTTTCCGGTAAAGCATAAAGGAACAGCAGTGATAGGACCTCCAGAAGCTGTTCTTGGGGGTGGCCATATGGGTGTTGTTAGGAGCATATTGCCTATGCCTAGCATGCAAAGTGGAACTGCTCAAAGTCAAGGCCTTTTTGGATGGACCGGTGGTGAGGATGGTCGGTTATGCTGTTGGAAAGGTGATGATTCACAAGTCATCAGTCGGTCCTGGATCTCAAGTACAAGTACATTGGCCAAGAAGGTACCTCGAAATCGAAAAAACAGTAGGCGTTGTCCCTACTAAGTATACATTGCACTGCTCTCATGGTTTGTCTTTGTAACTTTTTCTTGTCCCTCAAAAAGTTTTCCCAGTTCATGTGCTGTAATGTAAGAAAGCACTTGGAAATTAAATTGTTCTACTATTTAAAGcaattgttttctttctttttcttttcagccTTCGGGAACTCTTATTACTCCCACCATCTATTCCCCAcgagtatatatatgtatatcgcTAACAAATTTGGAGCTCTTTAGCTTGACATTTCATGATAAGTAAATAAATTCATTCCAACAAAGTGGGTAATCATTTAACAGGGAACTGTCTGACAATACAGAACCTTAATAAGATAAAGGGCCAAGAAGACAATGTGGCAAACCACAAAACAATATCTTAATCTTAATTTTGCAATGCTACATGATATCTGGTACTTCGGACAAACCACTCCGACAGAAAAAACAAAAAGGATAGAAACCAACTTCGGTCAATTGGAGGCAACCAGCTTCTAAAAATAGCAACGTTGCCCAATATAAAGAAGCATGACATCAACCTCGACCTCGGCCACCACCTATTACCAGAAGTAAAAGAAGACCATTAGTCTGAATATGTCAAAATGTAAAACCAGCCATGACAGATTATTAAATTATCTTCTAAACTACAAAAGGATTTCACAGTGTTTTCAATGCCAACATATGAATACACGCTTCTGCAGCTGCTTGTTTGACTTTTAGAAAATTTACCTCTGCTTCCACTGGTCTTTCCACCTGAGCCACCCCTGCCTCGTCCTCCTGCACCCTTAGCACCATCTTCAAATCCACGCCCAGCTCCTTTTGGTTGCCTTCCACCAGGACCATCTTCTCTACCTCTACCTCTGCCACGACCTAAAACAGGAGGCTTCCTATCTGAAAAGGTAACCGCAGTCAAAAGGCCCAGTTAA
This window of the Gossypium arboreum isolate Shixiya-1 chromosome 12, ASM2569848v2, whole genome shotgun sequence genome carries:
- the LOC108479756 gene encoding WD repeat-containing protein GTS1; the protein is MEVEIEASKMEVEEQQPIPSSTKKFGLKDYIQTNYGDDYVFQIVPRDDWTSMAVSLSTNAVKLYSPMTGQYFGDCKGHSSTINHISFSGGSNQHVLHSCSSDGTIRAWDTRTFQQVSCVTAGSSQEVFSFSFGGSDDNLLAAGCQSQILLWDWRNKKQVACLEESHVDDVTQVHFVPDHQNKLASASADGLICIFDTNGDINDDDHLESVINVGTSIAKVGVFGDSYEKLWCLTNIETLSVWDWKEGTNEANFEEARSLASESWTLDHVDYFVDCHCSGGDNLWVIGGTNAGSIGYFPVKHKGTAVIGPPEAVLGGGHMGVVRSILPMPSMQSGTAQSQGLFGWTGGEDGRLCCWKGDDSQVISRSWISSTSTLAKKVPRNRKNSRRCPY